A stretch of Bacillus pseudomycoides DNA encodes these proteins:
- a CDS encoding proline racemase family protein, whose translation MKFVKAITTVDAHMAGEPLRLIMNGVPLLQGNTLQEKQKELVENYQTFRRIFMQEPRGHAAMNGCMIIPPCSEKADFAALFMDANEFTSSIEEFVMIAAAVMVEMGNVQIKNDVVVVETIDGIFFVKICIEDGDVHSVSLQKDCKYELQQDASQSVVSFGSNETYVLSHTKHLGVKLAMDEFIELKSWAHTTRTSVSSECSSILIDATQIEEKRFKTMLQKKNGLVSRAPYIRATCACLALFREEGMLQEGESVQHENITGGTYEAKLMECTENAMTVQITGRVFITGMHQFLLDPSDPLADGFIIVGS comes from the coding sequence ATGAAGTTCGTAAAAGCGATTACAACGGTTGATGCACATATGGCTGGAGAGCCACTGCGCCTAATTATGAACGGCGTACCTCTATTACAGGGGAATACCTTGCAAGAAAAACAAAAAGAACTAGTTGAAAACTATCAAACATTTCGAAGAATTTTTATGCAAGAACCACGTGGTCATGCTGCGATGAACGGTTGTATGATTATACCCCCTTGTTCAGAAAAAGCAGATTTTGCAGCATTATTTATGGATGCGAATGAATTTACTTCTAGTATAGAAGAGTTTGTTATGATAGCAGCTGCCGTTATGGTTGAAATGGGAAATGTGCAAATAAAAAATGATGTAGTAGTGGTGGAAACAATTGATGGGATTTTTTTCGTGAAAATCTGTATAGAAGATGGAGATGTACATTCTGTGTCACTACAGAAAGATTGTAAATATGAACTTCAACAAGATGCCTCTCAATCGGTCGTTTCATTTGGATCAAATGAAACCTATGTGCTCAGTCATACAAAGCATTTAGGTGTCAAATTAGCCATGGATGAATTCATAGAATTAAAGAGCTGGGCACATACGACAAGAACGTCAGTATCATCTGAATGTAGTAGTATTTTAATAGATGCCACGCAGATTGAGGAGAAACGTTTCAAAACGATGCTGCAGAAGAAAAATGGCCTTGTAAGCCGCGCTCCATATATTAGAGCAACATGTGCGTGTTTAGCACTTTTTAGAGAGGAAGGTATGTTACAAGAAGGAGAGAGTGTGCAGCATGAAAATATTACTGGCGGAACATATGAAGCAAAACTGATGGAATGCACAGAAAATGCCATGACGGTACAAATTACAGGAAGGGTTTTTATTACGGGAATGCATCAATTTTTATTAGACCCATCTGATCCGCTAGCTGATGGATTTATTATTGTAGGTTCATAA
- the spoVR gene encoding stage V sporulation protein SpoVR, which produces MRASDDKALQYAIAEITEIATGFGLDFYPMRYEVCPAEIIYTFGAYGMPTRFSHWSFGKQFFKMKLHYDLGLSKIYELVINSDPCYAFLLDTNSLIQNKLIVAHVLAHCDFFKNNIRFSNTKRDMVESMAATAERIKAYEHKYGKAEVETFLDAVLAIQEHIDPSLMRPKLAWSIDDLEEEEVEKKRASQYDDLWNLDDRNKKVERSNVRKKKKIPPQPEKDLLLFIEEYSRELDEWQRDILTMMREEMLYFWPQLETKIMNEGWASYWHQRILREMDLTSDEAIEFAKLNAGVVQPSKTSINPYYLGIKMFEDIEERYNNPTEEMKRRGVKTGSGREKMFEVREIEWDVSFLRNYLNKDLVMREDMYLFQRQGKEYKVIDKEWEHVRDQLVNMRTNGGFPYLVVEDGDYLKNGELYIKHCYEGIELDLKYLEKVLPYIHQLWGRTVHMESNVENKGVVFSYDGKMVHRKYV; this is translated from the coding sequence ATGAGAGCTAGTGATGATAAAGCACTGCAATATGCAATCGCCGAAATTACTGAAATTGCAACTGGGTTTGGACTTGATTTTTATCCGATGCGTTATGAAGTATGTCCAGCGGAAATTATTTATACATTTGGTGCATATGGAATGCCGACGCGGTTTTCACATTGGAGTTTTGGGAAACAGTTTTTCAAAATGAAACTGCATTATGATTTGGGACTTAGTAAAATATATGAGCTTGTCATCAACTCGGACCCGTGTTATGCGTTTTTACTCGATACTAACTCTTTGATTCAAAATAAGTTGATTGTAGCACACGTTTTAGCACACTGTGATTTCTTTAAAAATAATATTCGTTTCTCAAATACGAAGCGCGATATGGTGGAAAGCATGGCAGCGACAGCAGAAAGAATTAAAGCGTATGAACATAAATATGGAAAAGCGGAAGTAGAAACGTTTTTAGATGCTGTTTTGGCTATTCAAGAACATATTGATCCATCGCTTATGCGGCCGAAGCTTGCTTGGAGTATCGATGATTTAGAAGAGGAAGAAGTAGAAAAAAAACGAGCATCACAGTATGATGACTTGTGGAATTTAGATGATAGAAATAAAAAAGTAGAACGCTCGAACGTACGGAAGAAAAAGAAAATTCCACCACAACCAGAGAAAGATTTACTTCTATTTATTGAAGAATATAGTAGAGAACTAGATGAGTGGCAACGCGATATTTTAACGATGATGCGAGAAGAAATGTTGTATTTCTGGCCGCAATTAGAAACGAAAATCATGAATGAAGGCTGGGCTTCGTATTGGCATCAGCGCATCCTTCGCGAAATGGACTTAACGTCCGATGAAGCAATCGAATTTGCGAAGCTAAATGCAGGTGTAGTTCAGCCATCAAAAACAAGCATTAACCCATACTACCTTGGTATTAAAATGTTCGAAGATATTGAAGAACGCTATAACAATCCGACCGAGGAAATGAAACGCCGCGGTGTGAAAACTGGATCAGGGCGGGAAAAAATGTTTGAAGTGCGTGAAATCGAGTGGGATGTATCGTTCCTTAGAAACTACTTAAATAAGGATCTCGTTATGCGAGAAGATATGTACTTATTCCAGCGCCAAGGGAAAGAGTATAAGGTAATTGATAAAGAGTGGGAACATGTGCGTGACCAGCTCGTTAATATGAGGACAAATGGAGGTTTCCCATATTTAGTGGTGGAAGATGGAGACTATTTAAAGAACGGTGAACTGTATATTAAACATTGTTATGAAGGAATTGAGCTTGATTTAAAATACTTAGAGAAAGTACTGCCGTATATTCATCAGCTATGGGGAAGAACGGTGCATATGGAATCTAATGTTGAGAATAAAGGTGTTGTCTTTTCTTATGATGGGAAGATGGTGCATCGGAAGTATGTGTGA
- a CDS encoding FAD-binding oxidoreductase, giving the protein MTKHCDVLIIGGGIIGSAIAYYVSKCGKEVTLLERGELASGTSSRCDGNILAIDKDPGFDSQMSLESQKLVDQLAKELRHSFEYRAPGSVLVCESEEEMIAAEKWVKRQKEAGLSFRMLDKQDIRQESPYFADDLLGGLECATDSTVNPYLLSFSLLDEAKRQGTDVHLHTEVNSIRKDITGVFIVETNKGTFTANKVVNAAGVWSPVIGEMLDVKIPIQPRKGHIIVASRQEPVGTRKVMEFGYLISKFGGTRHVDEETEKYGVALVFEPTESQNFLIGSSRQFVGFQTKVDTSVIKCIAKRAIRFYPKMADMLLIRTYAGLRPWTADHLPIIAHVEEVPGFYIAAGHEGDGISLAAITGKLIAEMIEGQKTTVPIELLSHNRFQERVERV; this is encoded by the coding sequence ATGACAAAGCATTGCGATGTTCTTATCATTGGCGGAGGTATTATTGGAAGTGCGATTGCTTATTACGTTTCAAAATGCGGGAAAGAGGTGACGTTATTAGAAAGGGGAGAATTAGCGAGTGGTACATCCTCACGATGTGATGGGAACATTTTAGCGATTGATAAAGATCCCGGGTTTGATAGTCAAATGTCTCTTGAGAGCCAAAAACTTGTTGATCAACTAGCGAAAGAATTACGCCATTCTTTTGAATACCGCGCACCAGGCAGTGTTTTAGTATGTGAAAGTGAAGAGGAAATGATTGCTGCTGAGAAATGGGTAAAGCGGCAGAAAGAAGCAGGTTTATCATTTCGGATGTTAGACAAGCAAGATATTCGGCAGGAGTCACCGTATTTTGCAGATGATTTATTAGGTGGCCTAGAATGTGCAACAGATTCGACTGTTAATCCATATTTATTATCATTTTCTTTGCTTGATGAAGCGAAAAGGCAAGGAACAGATGTGCATCTTCATACAGAAGTAAACAGTATTCGAAAAGATATAACTGGTGTGTTTATTGTTGAAACAAATAAAGGGACATTTACAGCGAATAAGGTCGTAAATGCAGCAGGAGTATGGTCGCCTGTTATTGGTGAGATGTTAGATGTGAAAATTCCAATTCAGCCGAGAAAAGGTCATATTATCGTCGCTTCAAGACAAGAGCCAGTTGGAACGAGAAAAGTAATGGAGTTTGGTTATTTAATTAGTAAGTTTGGGGGCACACGTCATGTGGATGAGGAAACAGAGAAATATGGAGTTGCTCTCGTATTTGAACCGACAGAAAGTCAAAATTTCTTAATTGGAAGTAGCCGGCAGTTCGTTGGTTTCCAAACAAAGGTCGATACAAGTGTTATAAAGTGTATTGCAAAGCGAGCAATCCGGTTTTATCCGAAGATGGCTGATATGTTGCTTATTCGAACATATGCAGGGTTACGTCCGTGGACGGCAGACCATTTGCCAATTATTGCTCATGTTGAAGAAGTACCAGGTTTTTATATTGCAGCAGGTCATGAAGGTGATGGAATTAGTTTGGCAGCCATCACAGGAAAGCTTATTGCAGAAATGATTGAGGGGCAAAAGACAACCGTACCGATTGAATTACTAAGCCACAATCGCTTTCAAGAAAGGGTGGAACGAGTGTGA
- the cdr gene encoding CoA-disulfide reductase, whose translation MNKKIVVVGGVAGGASVAARLRRLSEEDEIIMFERGEYISFANCGLPYYIGGVIQERQNLLVQTVEKMSKRFHLDIRILSEAIKINKEEKTIIVKNVMTNETYEESYDVLILSPGSKPIVPPIPGIEIAKALFTLRNVPDTDRIKGYIDEEKPRHATVIGGGFIGVEMAENLREKGIDVTLVEMNNQVMPPIDYEMAAYVHEHMKKHGVQLILEDGVDAFEEDGAVVCLKSGSKINTDMIILSIGVGPESRLAKEAGLELGVRGTIKVNEKLQTSDSSIYAIGDAIEVKDFVTETETMIPLAWPANRQGRLLADIIHGHTESVYKGTMGTSIAKVFELTVASTGVNEKVLQRLNIPYEVVHVQANSHAGYYPNAYPVLLKLIFNKESGEIYGAQAVGRDGVDKRIDVIATAMKAHLKVMDLPDLELAYAPPYSSAKDPVNMVGYAASNIIEGLVDTVQWHEIDHIVQNGGYLIDVREPNELKQGMIKGSVNIPLDELRERLDEILVNEEIYITCQLGMRGYVAARMLMEKGYKVKNVDGGFKLYATVLPDRIVYK comes from the coding sequence ATGAACAAAAAAATCGTTGTAGTCGGTGGAGTTGCCGGCGGAGCATCAGTAGCAGCACGTCTTCGTCGTTTAAGTGAAGAGGATGAAATTATTATGTTTGAGCGAGGAGAATATATTTCGTTTGCGAACTGCGGGTTACCATATTATATTGGCGGTGTGATTCAAGAAAGACAGAATTTGTTAGTGCAAACGGTTGAAAAGATGTCAAAGCGATTCCATTTAGATATTCGTATTTTAAGTGAAGCGATAAAGATTAATAAAGAAGAAAAAACAATTATTGTGAAAAATGTAATGACAAATGAAACATACGAAGAATCTTATGATGTTTTAATTCTTTCACCAGGATCAAAACCAATTGTGCCACCTATTCCAGGAATTGAAATAGCAAAGGCGTTGTTTACATTACGGAATGTACCAGATACAGATCGCATTAAAGGGTATATTGATGAGGAGAAACCACGCCATGCGACTGTCATTGGTGGAGGATTTATTGGTGTTGAAATGGCAGAAAACTTGAGAGAAAAAGGAATAGATGTGACGCTTGTTGAGATGAATAATCAAGTAATGCCACCAATTGATTATGAGATGGCAGCATATGTACACGAACATATGAAAAAGCATGGTGTTCAGCTCATTTTGGAAGACGGGGTAGATGCTTTTGAAGAAGATGGAGCAGTCGTATGTTTAAAAAGTGGTTCAAAGATCAATACAGATATGATTATTCTTTCAATCGGTGTCGGGCCAGAGAGTCGTTTAGCAAAAGAAGCAGGGTTAGAACTTGGAGTAAGAGGAACAATTAAAGTAAATGAAAAACTACAAACTTCGGATTCGTCTATTTATGCGATTGGTGATGCGATTGAGGTAAAAGATTTTGTAACAGAAACAGAGACAATGATTCCGTTAGCATGGCCAGCAAATCGACAAGGCCGTCTATTAGCGGATATTATTCATGGACATACAGAATCTGTATACAAAGGAACGATGGGAACATCAATTGCAAAAGTATTTGAATTAACGGTTGCTTCAACAGGAGTAAATGAAAAGGTATTGCAGCGTTTAAATATACCCTATGAGGTAGTACATGTACAGGCAAATTCTCATGCAGGTTATTATCCGAATGCATATCCTGTTTTATTAAAATTAATTTTTAATAAAGAGTCAGGTGAAATTTATGGTGCGCAAGCTGTTGGACGTGACGGTGTAGATAAACGGATTGATGTTATTGCAACGGCGATGAAAGCTCATTTAAAAGTAATGGATTTACCGGATTTAGAACTTGCATACGCACCGCCATATTCTTCTGCGAAAGACCCAGTAAACATGGTGGGGTATGCTGCAAGTAATATAATTGAAGGGCTTGTAGATACAGTGCAGTGGCATGAGATTGATCATATTGTCCAAAATGGAGGATATTTGATTGATGTTCGTGAACCAAATGAGTTAAAACAAGGGATGATTAAGGGTTCAGTTAATATTCCATTAGATGAATTACGCGAAAGATTGGATGAAATTCTAGTAAATGAAGAAATATATATTACATGTCAGCTCGGTATGAGAGGGTATGTTGCTGCACGTATGTTAATGGAAAAAGGATATAAGGTGAAGAATGTAGATGGTGGTTTTAAATTGTATGCAACTGTTTTGCCAGACCGAATTGTATATAAATAG
- a CDS encoding metal-sensitive transcriptional regulator, giving the protein MEYNQDIKNRLKRIEGQIRGVLRMIEEEKDCKEVITQLTASRSAMDRTIGLIVGTNLENCLREQFEKGDTSNEDLIKEAVQLLVKSR; this is encoded by the coding sequence TTGGAATACAATCAAGATATTAAAAATAGGCTGAAGCGAATTGAAGGACAAATTCGTGGTGTCCTTCGAATGATTGAAGAAGAAAAAGATTGTAAAGAGGTAATTACACAATTAACAGCATCACGCTCTGCTATGGATCGCACAATTGGATTGATTGTAGGAACAAACTTGGAAAACTGTTTGCGAGAACAATTTGAAAAAGGCGATACATCAAATGAAGATTTGATTAAAGAGGCCGTACAGCTACTTGTAAAAAGCAGATAA
- a CDS encoding neutral/alkaline non-lysosomal ceramidase N-terminal domain-containing protein, producing MSKVGVCKVDITPPLGIDLIGYHRETGISNIEERIYATVYVFENNQTKAVFISIDNIGMLIEDTITIREQVAHKLNVSFENITVVYTHTHSGPETVGDDNLVKSYKTILITNVIKGAVIANDNMQLSEVGWNVTTGEIGVNRRERTSDGKVKMGINENGVVDKRIGVLAIRNYKTKELTGIIIFCTAHPNVLKSDSDRLSADYPGVTREILEQTLNCPVMIVQGAAGNVNAKYRGSKEALKQMAYILSGSVLTMLPTVTYNLISELKTISTTMKMKLKDIPELEEIKRMALLAKKQWGVNTDQWLNVVVAKHKENIRQLTIDLEIQLFRINDGSFSGIPMEPFSETALAIKENLNNELAFFGGYTNGYLGYLPTKEEYTYGGYEVELNPVVYGPTTNLLMPPEENTAELIVNRIMELYNN from the coding sequence ATGAGTAAAGTAGGGGTATGCAAGGTGGATATTACACCTCCTTTAGGTATTGATTTAATTGGATATCATAGGGAAACAGGGATTAGTAATATTGAAGAACGTATTTATGCAACAGTATATGTGTTTGAAAATAATCAAACAAAGGCGGTATTTATTAGCATTGATAATATAGGAATGCTAATAGAAGATACAATAACAATCCGAGAACAAGTAGCACATAAGCTGAATGTTTCATTTGAAAATATAACGGTTGTTTATACTCATACCCATTCTGGTCCCGAAACAGTCGGCGATGATAATTTAGTAAAGTCTTATAAAACGATTTTAATCACTAATGTAATCAAAGGAGCCGTTATTGCGAATGATAATATGCAATTATCTGAGGTGGGGTGGAACGTAACGACGGGTGAAATAGGAGTAAATCGAAGAGAAAGAACATCTGACGGAAAAGTGAAAATGGGCATAAATGAAAATGGTGTTGTAGACAAACGAATTGGCGTTCTAGCAATCAGAAACTACAAAACAAAAGAACTAACTGGAATCATTATATTTTGTACTGCTCATCCTAATGTCTTAAAGTCAGATAGTGATAGATTATCAGCAGATTATCCAGGAGTGACAAGGGAGATTCTAGAACAAACATTAAACTGTCCTGTAATGATTGTTCAGGGGGCCGCTGGAAATGTAAATGCAAAATATCGTGGTTCTAAGGAAGCGTTAAAACAAATGGCTTACATATTGAGTGGAAGTGTCCTAACTATGTTACCAACAGTTACTTACAACCTAATTTCAGAGCTGAAAACTATTTCAACTACAATGAAAATGAAACTAAAGGATATTCCTGAGCTTGAAGAGATAAAAAGAATGGCGCTACTAGCTAAAAAACAATGGGGTGTTAATACTGATCAGTGGCTTAATGTCGTTGTAGCTAAGCATAAAGAAAATATTAGACAGTTAACAATTGATTTGGAAATTCAATTATTTCGGATCAATGATGGATCATTCTCTGGAATACCGATGGAACCTTTCTCAGAAACAGCTCTAGCTATTAAAGAAAATCTAAACAATGAATTAGCTTTCTTTGGTGGATATACGAATGGTTATCTTGGTTATTTACCAACAAAAGAAGAATATACATATGGAGGATATGAAGTGGAATTGAATCCTGTAGTGTATGGACCAACTACAAACTTATTAATGCCACCAGAAGAAAATACTGCTGAGTTGATTGTGAACAGAATTATGGAGCTATACAATAATTAA
- a CDS encoding nitroreductase: protein MTTYTSIANIIKERRSIRTFTDEAVEKELLIELLNDATWAPNHKHREPWKCKLFIGEGRKTLVDAVLHSFTEEERAKRGKILSDRFLNTPAQIVVYMDEDPRQIQRDEDYAAVCAFMQNFQLLAWERGLGCVWKSGGLNYNPLFIEGIGLTKGQRIVGILHIGYFDKKPEGKERTPIMEKLEVIEG, encoded by the coding sequence ATGACTACATATACTTCCATTGCGAATATTATTAAAGAAAGACGTTCCATCCGTACATTTACAGATGAAGCAGTAGAAAAAGAGTTATTAATTGAACTATTAAATGATGCAACATGGGCACCAAATCATAAGCATCGCGAACCATGGAAATGTAAATTGTTTATCGGGGAAGGTCGTAAAACATTAGTAGATGCTGTATTACATTCTTTTACAGAAGAAGAAAGAGCAAAACGAGGTAAAATTTTATCCGATCGTTTTTTAAATACACCGGCTCAAATTGTTGTATATATGGATGAAGATCCACGTCAAATCCAACGTGATGAAGATTACGCGGCAGTGTGTGCATTTATGCAAAACTTCCAATTACTAGCTTGGGAGCGCGGACTGGGATGTGTTTGGAAATCAGGTGGATTGAATTATAATCCTTTATTTATAGAGGGAATCGGATTAACAAAAGGACAACGCATTGTTGGAATCCTTCATATTGGCTATTTTGATAAGAAGCCAGAAGGAAAAGAGCGCACGCCGATTATGGAGAAGCTTGAAGTTATTGAAGGATAA
- a CDS encoding proline racemase family protein, translating into MKVKKVFTTIDTHTGGNPTRTVINGLPKLEGNTMSEKMLFMKEKYDWIRTFLMFEPRGHDVMSGALLTDPCDPEADVGVIYIETGGYLPMCGHDTIGVCTALIETGMVEVKEPYTHIKLDTPAGLVTTKVYVENGKAKEVTFCNVPAFLLKSVEVHIENIGNVQCDIAYGGNFYAITDARKLGVQLTPDNSAQIIETAIRIRDAINAAVPISHPEFSFIEGVTHVEFFCDPTDKCADVKNTVIVPPGGIDRSPCGTGTSAKLATLYAYQKIAMEELFVHESIVGSLFKGKIVRTTNVGEIEAVITEIAGSAWIMGMHQFLYHEEDVLKDGFILIPPMEGH; encoded by the coding sequence GTGAAGGTAAAAAAAGTGTTTACGACAATTGATACGCATACGGGAGGGAATCCAACAAGGACAGTTATAAATGGTCTTCCGAAGTTAGAAGGGAATACGATGTCAGAAAAGATGTTATTTATGAAAGAAAAGTATGATTGGATTCGTACATTTCTTATGTTTGAGCCACGAGGCCATGATGTAATGTCTGGGGCTTTATTAACAGATCCATGTGATCCAGAAGCTGATGTTGGTGTTATTTATATAGAAACAGGTGGGTATTTACCAATGTGTGGTCACGATACAATTGGTGTTTGTACCGCTTTAATTGAAACAGGTATGGTTGAGGTGAAAGAACCGTATACCCATATTAAATTAGATACACCAGCAGGGCTTGTTACAACAAAAGTGTATGTAGAAAATGGAAAAGCAAAAGAAGTAACATTTTGTAACGTGCCTGCTTTTTTATTAAAGTCTGTAGAAGTACATATCGAAAATATAGGGAATGTACAATGTGATATTGCCTATGGTGGTAATTTTTATGCAATTACAGATGCGAGAAAACTAGGGGTGCAGCTAACGCCAGATAACTCTGCGCAAATTATAGAAACTGCTATTCGGATTCGAGATGCGATTAATGCAGCTGTGCCAATTTCACATCCAGAATTCTCTTTTATCGAAGGAGTGACACACGTTGAATTTTTCTGCGATCCAACAGACAAATGTGCGGATGTGAAAAATACAGTAATTGTACCACCGGGCGGGATTGATCGTTCACCATGCGGTACAGGAACGTCGGCTAAACTTGCGACACTATATGCTTATCAGAAAATTGCTATGGAAGAATTGTTTGTACATGAAAGTATTGTCGGTTCACTATTTAAAGGGAAAATTGTTAGAACAACAAATGTAGGGGAAATAGAAGCTGTAATTACAGAGATTGCTGGATCAGCATGGATTATGGGAATGCACCAATTTTTATATCATGAGGAAGACGTTTTGAAAGATGGATTTATTCTTATTCCACCGATGGAAGGGCATTGA
- a CDS encoding sigma-54-dependent Fis family transcriptional regulator, whose protein sequence is MTIALPSIDQLMNKDFFFFPSLEEWQQHKQTDHKDTTVLVKKNNDIYMLTANNTYQPCYTTSYYSSISHILKKLKNYHAVVFMNASHKPIGFITAVMLAETIFQSYEYLQVYFETVIKTTDASVTVIDEKENVNVWTNGAEAIFSVRRQDILGKPITSFFQENMLEILKTLQEGRSLHKHQHQPREDLIVLINSNPIYLRNKIIGAVVSETDITSQVRLNQELFSVSTKMHQLEKKVAKLTAPVDPFHAIKGNSTALHQTIETAKKICTTKSTVLILGESGVGKELFAKAIHEARENEHAPFISINCGAIPESLFESELFGYEKGAFSGADQKGKKGKIELAKGGTLFLDEIGEMPMEMQVKLLRVLQDKTFYRVGGVKELHADFNIIAATNRNLREQIAKGKFREDLFYRLNVVSIDVPPLRERKEDIVELIHSFLYEFSIQYNRPIQSIPQDVMYELLEYKWPGNIRELRNAIERLVVFATDGIIKREDLPFSTKTRKEHPLAPHRMEIMEDELLDDALNKYERNIIQHVLELESGNKLACAKRLGITRATLYNRMKKLRIPF, encoded by the coding sequence ATGACAATCGCACTTCCTTCTATAGACCAACTTATGAATAAAGACTTTTTCTTCTTCCCATCGTTAGAAGAATGGCAACAACACAAACAAACAGATCATAAAGACACGACCGTTCTCGTTAAAAAAAACAATGATATATATATGCTGACTGCTAACAATACGTATCAACCTTGTTATACAACTTCCTACTATTCTTCTATTTCACATATATTAAAGAAACTAAAAAACTATCATGCAGTTGTTTTTATGAATGCTTCTCATAAACCAATCGGTTTTATTACAGCTGTTATGCTAGCTGAAACCATTTTTCAGTCTTATGAATATTTACAGGTTTATTTCGAAACGGTTATCAAAACAACGGATGCTTCAGTTACCGTCATTGACGAAAAAGAGAATGTCAATGTATGGACAAACGGGGCCGAAGCAATCTTTTCCGTAAGACGACAGGATATTTTAGGAAAACCGATCACATCATTTTTTCAGGAAAACATGCTAGAAATACTAAAAACACTACAAGAAGGTCGCTCACTACATAAACACCAACATCAACCGAGAGAAGATTTAATTGTACTCATTAACTCCAATCCCATTTACTTGCGTAATAAAATTATTGGAGCTGTTGTATCTGAAACAGACATTACGAGCCAAGTTCGGCTTAATCAAGAACTATTCTCCGTTTCTACCAAAATGCATCAATTAGAAAAAAAGGTCGCTAAATTAACAGCGCCGGTTGATCCTTTTCATGCGATTAAGGGAAACAGCACCGCACTGCATCAAACAATTGAAACTGCGAAAAAGATATGTACAACAAAATCAACTGTTCTCATTTTAGGTGAAAGCGGTGTCGGAAAAGAGCTTTTTGCGAAAGCTATTCATGAGGCGCGTGAAAATGAACATGCACCGTTTATTTCTATTAACTGCGGCGCAATTCCTGAATCATTATTTGAAAGTGAACTTTTTGGCTATGAAAAAGGAGCTTTTTCTGGAGCTGATCAGAAAGGAAAAAAAGGAAAAATTGAGTTAGCAAAAGGGGGCACGTTATTTTTAGATGAAATTGGTGAAATGCCAATGGAAATGCAGGTAAAACTGCTTCGTGTCTTGCAAGATAAAACCTTTTACCGCGTGGGCGGTGTAAAAGAATTACATGCCGATTTTAATATTATTGCTGCTACGAATCGAAACTTAAGAGAACAAATTGCGAAAGGAAAATTTCGTGAAGATTTATTTTATCGTTTAAACGTTGTAAGTATTGATGTACCGCCACTTCGTGAAAGAAAAGAAGACATTGTGGAGCTCATCCACTCTTTCTTATATGAATTTTCGATTCAATATAACCGTCCAATTCAAAGTATACCGCAAGATGTTATGTATGAATTGCTTGAATATAAATGGCCCGGTAACATTCGTGAACTGCGTAATGCCATTGAACGACTCGTTGTTTTTGCGACAGATGGAATCATAAAACGAGAAGACCTTCCCTTCTCTACAAAAACAAGAAAAGAACATCCACTCGCTCCTCATAGAATGGAAATAATGGAAGATGAATTACTTGATGATGCTTTAAACAAATACGAACGAAATATCATTCAACATGTACTCGAATTAGAAAGTGGCAATAAACTCGCTTGTGCGAAACGGCTTGGAATTACACGGGCAACCTTGTATAATCGCATGAAAAAATTACGTATCCCATTTTAA